A section of the Dehalobacter sp. DCM genome encodes:
- a CDS encoding Na/Pi cotransporter family protein — protein sequence MSYITMAMHFLGGLGLFLYGVNVTSDGLQKIAANRLKSILASLTKKPWAASLFGIVMTVALQSSTATTVMIVEFVNSGFMSLTQALGVVLGSAVGTSIVIQLISFPILNFSLFLLFIGFILLLIVRTPLTKSIGQAFIGFGCIFVGMSFLSGAFAGLKTSPLVGDFLTQLGVIPLLGIIVSILITTLLQSSAAFLAILISLSTNGLLTIEAIIPLVMGAHIGGTMTTLFSSLSSERTDAVRVAVANSIYRIAAAIILLPFFKYVALFVQWTTADFPRQVANTHLFSAIFMVVLFLPLNKYLTRALLKWVPQRKREERQQLIYLSRSALELPEVALNQVRQEIRWLGNRILENMFQLLPRLIFTGDTKVIAELERTEREVDWHYEELSKFIKDLYRRDLTREQIVASHSYQLIIKELEYLADSLVVMARLGGRIHSEKMTIHDDDIDRMGELYILVSENFLTLLPLLNRGEKDLAEKIFANQERIIESYNLIQNGVVCGMQKGAGNSVSVDADEVQKAILDLDNWFYKINEHIVRIAKTLQNG from the coding sequence ATGTCGTATATTACTATGGCAATGCATTTTCTGGGAGGACTGGGCCTTTTCTTGTATGGTGTTAATGTCACGTCCGATGGACTCCAGAAAATTGCGGCAAATCGATTAAAAAGCATATTAGCTTCACTGACAAAAAAACCGTGGGCGGCCTCCTTATTTGGAATTGTTATGACGGTTGCTTTACAGAGCAGTACAGCCACTACCGTTATGATTGTCGAGTTCGTCAATTCCGGTTTCATGTCATTGACGCAAGCACTTGGCGTCGTTTTAGGATCCGCCGTTGGGACATCGATCGTTATCCAGTTGATTTCATTTCCAATTTTAAACTTCTCTCTGTTTCTCTTGTTTATCGGCTTTATTTTATTGCTCATCGTGCGGACACCGCTCACGAAAAGCATTGGCCAGGCGTTTATCGGTTTTGGCTGTATTTTTGTTGGCATGTCTTTTTTATCCGGCGCTTTCGCTGGACTTAAGACGTCGCCGCTGGTCGGCGACTTTCTTACTCAGCTGGGAGTTATTCCGCTGTTGGGTATTATCGTCAGTATTTTAATAACGACACTGCTGCAAAGCAGCGCTGCGTTTCTTGCTATCCTGATTTCTCTGTCAACGAATGGGCTTTTGACAATTGAAGCTATCATTCCGCTGGTTATGGGCGCACACATCGGGGGAACGATGACAACGCTCTTTTCCTCGTTGAGTTCCGAGAGAACCGATGCGGTTCGGGTTGCCGTTGCCAATAGCATCTACCGTATCGCTGCTGCCATTATCCTGCTGCCCTTTTTCAAATACGTCGCTCTCTTTGTTCAGTGGACAACAGCCGATTTCCCAAGGCAAGTCGCTAATACCCATCTTTTCTCAGCCATTTTTATGGTCGTTTTATTTTTGCCGTTAAACAAATATTTAACGCGAGCGTTGCTTAAGTGGGTACCCCAGCGGAAACGGGAAGAAAGACAGCAGCTCATTTATCTGTCACGGTCTGCTTTGGAATTACCGGAAGTTGCACTTAATCAGGTCAGGCAGGAAATCCGGTGGCTAGGCAACCGGATTTTGGAAAATATGTTTCAGCTTTTGCCCCGATTGATTTTTACCGGAGATACGAAAGTCATCGCTGAGCTGGAGCGTACAGAACGGGAAGTAGACTGGCATTATGAAGAGCTGTCCAAATTTATTAAGGATCTATATCGGCGTGATCTGACGCGGGAGCAAATTGTAGCCAGTCATAGTTACCAACTTATTATAAAAGAATTGGAATATCTGGCCGACAGCTTGGTGGTTATGGCCAGATTAGGAGGGCGGATCCATTCCGAAAAAATGACCATACACGATGATGATATCGACCGGATGGGGGAATTGTATATTCTTGTTTCCGAGAATTTTTTGACGCTCCTTCCTCTGTTAAACCGAGGTGAAAAGGACTTGGCAGAGAAAATCTTTGCTAATCAGGAGCGGATTATAGAGAGTTATAATCTCATCCAAAACGGTGTTGTCTGCGGTATGCAGAAGGGCGCCGGGAATTCCGTATCAGTAGACGCTGA
- the whiA gene encoding DNA-binding protein WhiA, translating into MSFSAATKEELARLGGQKPCCELAELASLIRMDGTLQISTNQKHSLNVITESAPVARKIYNLTKGLLKLPADIVVRRKLRLKKNNSYLVKIYPREISDLQRLGLFNENGEIQAGIDKNLIKRKCDQKAYLRGAFLAGGSISNPEGNYHLEIITNDSVLAADLSDLLNKFNLKAKVSTRKNFHVVYLKESEHIVEFLALIGAHQALFEFENIRIIKGMRNQVNRIVNCETANLNKTVDAAVRQLEKIRLIDRTIGLKALPENLQDIARMRLEYPDYTLKELGESLSPKVGKSGVNHRLRKIEEIAEKIITDKKTL; encoded by the coding sequence ATGTCGTTTAGTGCCGCAACGAAAGAGGAACTTGCCCGGCTGGGGGGACAAAAACCCTGCTGTGAACTGGCAGAATTAGCTTCGCTCATCCGCATGGATGGGACATTGCAAATCAGCACGAATCAAAAGCATTCACTGAATGTAATTACAGAAAGTGCACCGGTAGCCAGAAAAATATACAACTTGACGAAGGGGTTGCTGAAACTTCCTGCAGATATTGTTGTTAGGCGTAAATTACGGCTGAAAAAGAACAATTCTTATCTGGTCAAAATCTACCCGAGAGAAATCAGTGATTTGCAGCGGCTCGGTCTGTTTAATGAAAACGGGGAGATACAAGCCGGGATTGATAAAAATTTGATTAAAAGAAAATGTGACCAAAAAGCCTATTTAAGAGGAGCTTTTCTGGCAGGAGGTTCAATCAGCAACCCGGAAGGCAATTACCATCTTGAGATCATCACCAATGATTCTGTTTTGGCCGCTGATTTGAGCGACTTGCTTAATAAGTTTAATCTTAAAGCAAAGGTCAGTACCCGGAAGAACTTTCACGTTGTTTATTTAAAAGAAAGCGAGCATATTGTGGAGTTTTTGGCTTTGATCGGTGCGCATCAGGCCTTATTTGAGTTTGAAAATATTCGCATCATCAAAGGTATGCGTAATCAAGTCAACCGCATCGTCAATTGTGAAACGGCCAACCTGAATAAAACCGTGGATGCCGCAGTCCGACAGTTGGAGAAGATCCGGCTGATTGACAGGACGATCGGACTGAAAGCGCTGCCGGAAAACCTACAGGATATTGCTCGGATGCGTCTTGAATATCCGGACTATACACTTAAAGAGCTGGGCGAGAGCTTAAGCCCAAAGGTCGGGAAGTCGGGGGTCAATCACCGCTTGCGTAAAATTGAGGAAATCGCCGAGAAGATAATTACCGATAAAAAAACATTATAG
- a CDS encoding gluconeogenesis factor YvcK family protein yields the protein MKVKEKLFEMCKWFYPNLGVKRYFMLAALGIFLVASGFAVISSGNALGFLEHALRQSITNLAGDRTASVIPAGIVIVLIGAVFIFIGLKRMIGSIISVLIPDNEERILDVIYSRRQLKRGPRVVVIGGGTGLSALLQGLKEYTSNLTAIVTVGDDGGSSGRLRRELGVLPPGDIRSCLVALAEKEDVMEDLFSYRFNSGTLEGHSLGNLFLAGLAGRYGDFQKGIEQVGKVFALKGEVYPSTLSPVTLNAYFEDGRSINGETAIRTTPGKIKYLNISPPDCEPLPGALNAIGDADLIILGPGSLYTSVIPNLLIKGLRDKIVAAKAPCLYICNIMTEPGETDHYSVADHLRAIIEHGGTGLIDAVLAAKESISQPVLSRYLAEGAEQVRNDASAVAKLGVRYFENDFYTGGDVVRHDPEKLAKELLRILFFLKPVNERVAMVDSYLLNRKLKNINM from the coding sequence ATGAAAGTAAAAGAAAAGCTTTTTGAGATGTGCAAATGGTTCTATCCCAATCTCGGTGTAAAAAGGTATTTTATGCTTGCTGCCCTGGGAATATTTTTGGTAGCCAGCGGTTTTGCCGTTATTAGCTCGGGTAATGCCCTGGGATTCTTGGAGCATGCGCTGAGGCAAAGTATTACTAACCTGGCAGGGGATAGGACAGCGTCGGTCATACCTGCGGGGATTGTAATTGTCCTGATTGGCGCGGTATTCATATTTATCGGACTTAAAAGGATGATTGGCTCCATCATATCGGTACTTATTCCCGATAATGAGGAACGGATCTTGGATGTCATTTATTCGCGACGGCAGCTTAAACGGGGTCCGCGGGTCGTTGTAATTGGCGGAGGTACAGGGTTATCCGCACTGCTTCAAGGGCTAAAGGAATATACCAGTAATTTGACCGCCATAGTGACCGTAGGAGATGATGGCGGAAGCTCCGGACGGCTGCGCCGGGAGTTAGGGGTCTTGCCTCCCGGCGATATACGCAGCTGCTTAGTTGCCTTGGCTGAAAAAGAAGATGTTATGGAAGACCTTTTCTCGTATCGTTTTAACAGCGGAACGTTGGAAGGGCATAGTTTAGGGAACCTTTTTTTAGCCGGTTTGGCCGGACGGTATGGCGATTTTCAAAAGGGGATCGAACAAGTTGGCAAGGTTTTTGCCTTAAAAGGAGAGGTATATCCATCAACATTGTCTCCGGTAACATTAAACGCTTATTTTGAGGATGGACGGTCAATCAACGGGGAGACAGCGATTCGAACGACACCGGGCAAGATCAAGTATTTAAACATATCACCACCGGACTGTGAGCCGCTGCCCGGAGCATTAAACGCTATTGGCGATGCCGACCTGATCATCTTAGGACCGGGTAGCTTATATACCAGCGTCATCCCGAATCTTTTGATTAAAGGGCTGCGCGACAAGATTGTCGCAGCCAAGGCACCTTGCTTATATATATGCAATATCATGACCGAACCTGGGGAAACGGATCATTACTCCGTAGCTGATCATTTGAGAGCGATCATCGAACATGGCGGAACAGGTCTGATAGATGCTGTACTCGCTGCTAAGGAAAGTATTTCACAGCCAGTATTGTCCCGTTATTTGGCTGAAGGTGCAGAACAAGTACGCAATGACGCGTCCGCCGTTGCCAAGCTGGGAGTCCGGTATTTTGAGAACGACTTTTATACCGGTGGGGATGTTGTTCGGCATGACCCAGAGAAGTTAGCTAAGGAACTGCTGCGTATCCTTTTCTTCTTAAAACCTGTCAACGAACGTGTCGCGATGGTCGATTCTTATCTCTTAAACCGAAAATTAAAGAACATTAACATGTAA
- the rapZ gene encoding RNase adapter RapZ, producing MKGISLNLVIITGFSGAGKTQALQSMEDLGFFCVDNLPPTLIEKFVDLCAQSQGKIDKAAIVCDLRVGDFFSSLNQALNDLESAGYKYEILFLEASDDVLVNRYKESRRRHPVSPKGNVLEGIHKEREFLADLRGKANKIIDSSDLTVSQMKEKIRNLFGKDYDPARMSVSVVSFGFKYGIPLDADTIIDVRFLPNPYYLEELKPMNGKDTPVRDFVLSNPTTEEFIKRFFAMLEYILPLYLKEGKSHLVIGIGCTGGQHRSVAVTEKTAEFLRTHHYSCVVNHRDIQ from the coding sequence ATGAAAGGAATATCATTGAATCTGGTTATCATAACAGGCTTTTCGGGGGCCGGAAAGACACAGGCGTTGCAGAGTATGGAGGACCTGGGTTTTTTCTGTGTGGATAACCTTCCGCCAACCCTCATCGAAAAATTTGTTGATCTGTGTGCCCAATCCCAAGGCAAAATCGACAAAGCGGCCATTGTCTGCGATTTGCGGGTCGGCGATTTCTTCTCGTCATTGAACCAGGCACTCAACGATTTGGAATCAGCCGGGTACAAGTATGAGATCCTCTTTTTGGAAGCGTCGGATGATGTACTGGTGAATCGCTACAAGGAATCTCGGCGCAGACACCCTGTTTCACCAAAGGGCAATGTGTTGGAAGGTATTCATAAAGAAAGAGAATTCCTCGCCGATTTGAGAGGCAAAGCCAATAAAATAATTGACAGCTCTGATCTAACCGTGTCGCAAATGAAAGAAAAAATCAGGAATCTTTTTGGCAAGGACTACGATCCGGCCAGAATGTCGGTTTCTGTTGTCTCCTTCGGCTTTAAATACGGCATTCCTTTAGATGCGGATACGATTATTGATGTCCGTTTTCTGCCAAATCCGTACTATCTGGAGGAGCTAAAACCAATGAACGGCAAGGATACACCCGTACGTGATTTCGTTCTTTCCAATCCAACCACCGAAGAGTTTATTAAACGGTTTTTTGCCATGCTTGAATATATATTGCCCTTGTATCTCAAGGAAGGAAAAAGCCACCTGGTCATTGGAATTGGGTGTACCGGGGGACAGCATCGATCCGTTGCTGTTACTGAAAAGACAGCTGAATTTTTAAGAACCCATCATTATTCCTGCGTCGTTAACCATCGGGATATCCAATAG
- a CDS encoding carbohydrate ABC transporter substrate-binding protein translates to MKTQYRKKINVCLLCIVLAVTVLTGCSGGPSPGEPGGDAPVTVTVWYSLQGQQEQALLKQFARINNEFPEVRVKSEKFSESGFVQRVYNYQAGGEGPEIIIARRQILFSIYEKGMISPVLADTESLYPSAKAVFIFNKQAFAASWLTDVPLLYYRTDRIKTAPASITDIIEKKGIIAASTASLDLLSPWWIAEGGMLSANGVPALDSAANLTFFNKINGLKKEGRLVVDNTAWDKFKEGEIPYLLALGSDMEKISALSKNTDCIALYTLLGDKGQPLLSNTIGIANSLIKTVPEMESAIRLVEEELITSTSEQEAFSAVAGLPAASDYYTAAAQPSRFQAEVGVSLQNAFYLEGSRYDWKYYQLLADAWTNINSGANTANELRRVQEAAVKVNDQIQK, encoded by the coding sequence ATGAAAACGCAGTATAGGAAAAAAATCAATGTTTGCCTGCTTTGTATCGTGCTCGCTGTGACGGTTCTTACAGGCTGTTCCGGGGGGCCGTCGCCAGGAGAACCCGGTGGGGATGCGCCAGTCACGGTGACCGTATGGTATTCGCTGCAAGGCCAGCAAGAACAAGCACTGCTTAAACAATTTGCACGTATCAATAACGAATTTCCTGAAGTCCGGGTCAAGAGCGAAAAATTCTCAGAGTCCGGATTCGTTCAACGTGTCTATAATTATCAGGCAGGGGGAGAGGGACCGGAAATCATCATTGCCCGGCGCCAGATCCTGTTCTCAATCTATGAAAAAGGAATGATATCCCCGGTATTGGCGGATACGGAATCACTATATCCTTCAGCCAAAGCGGTGTTTATCTTTAATAAACAGGCCTTTGCCGCATCATGGCTGACTGATGTACCGCTGTTATATTATCGTACGGATAGAATAAAAACAGCTCCGGCAAGCATTACGGATATTATTGAAAAGAAGGGTATTATCGCCGCGTCCACTGCCAGCTTGGATCTCCTTAGTCCCTGGTGGATCGCAGAGGGCGGAATGCTCTCTGCAAATGGCGTTCCCGCTTTGGATTCCGCGGCTAATCTGACCTTCTTTAATAAAATAAACGGATTGAAAAAAGAGGGACGACTGGTGGTCGATAATACGGCATGGGATAAGTTTAAAGAAGGCGAGATTCCATACTTACTCGCCTTGGGCAGTGATATGGAGAAAATTTCCGCTCTCAGTAAAAATACAGACTGTATTGCTTTATACACGCTGCTTGGAGATAAGGGACAACCACTACTAAGCAATACTATCGGGATAGCGAATTCTTTGATCAAAACAGTGCCTGAGATGGAAAGCGCGATTCGCTTAGTGGAAGAAGAATTGATCACATCAACTTCGGAACAAGAGGCTTTTTCGGCGGTCGCAGGGTTGCCGGCCGCCAGTGACTACTATACCGCGGCGGCACAGCCATCACGGTTTCAAGCGGAAGTGGGGGTATCACTGCAAAATGCGTTTTACCTGGAAGGCAGCCGCTATGACTGGAAATATTATCAGCTGTTAGCCGATGCCTGGACAAATATCAACAGTGGAGCAAATACTGCCAATGAATTGCGACGTGTCCAGGAAGCAGCTGTTAAAGTAAACGATCAGATCCAAAAGTAG